In Arachis hypogaea cultivar Tifrunner chromosome 2, arahy.Tifrunner.gnm2.J5K5, whole genome shotgun sequence, a genomic segment contains:
- the LOC140176850 gene encoding uncharacterized protein, giving the protein MLGLIETKRQIVTRFDVARIWGQGSPGWEYVGSDGASGGLLLMWDEEMFRLNNCYKGERWLCVEGVILKSSFNCAFVLVYGAHDRDEKIQVWEELSYIAGLCQVPCCFMGDFNEIVHIEERRGTTGLTRSAEDFKLWIQDMNLVDLPLTDRKFTWFRGCSCSRIDRVLVSLEWLEEYPEAHMRGGPRGLSDHCPLIVEGRRLRGGPRLFRSLDSWFTHEGFRRMVKEEWRGLGELQFIDKLKALTEPLTRWNKANFGDMDNKIIKFEEEIKRIDDMVSNGVYDGTLEARRKALVKCCERWYVRKEVHWK; this is encoded by the coding sequence ATGTTAGGTTTGATCGAAACTAAAAGGCAGATAGTGACGAGATTTGATGTTGCCAGAATTTGGGGACAAGGTAGTCCAGGTTGGGAATATGTAGGGTCTGACGGGGCGTCTGGTGGACTACTGCTAATGTGGGATGAGGAGATGTTCAGATTAAATAACTGTTATAAGGGAGAGAGGTGGTTGTGTGTTGAGGGAGTTATTTTAAAAAGTAGCTTCAACTGTGCGTTTGTCTTGGTCTATGGTGCACATGATAGAGATGAGAAGATTCAGGTATGGGAGGAGCTGAGTTATATAGCGGGGTTATGTCAGGTTCCGTGCTGTTTTATGGGAGATTTCAATGAAATAGTACATATAGAGGAACGAAGAGGCACTACTGGGCTGACACGGTCTGCGGAAGATTTTAAGCTTTGGATACAGGACATGAACTTAGTGGACTTGCCGCTCACTGATCGGAAGTTTACATGGTTTCGAGGATGTTCATGCAGTCGCATAGATAGAGTATTGGTTAGCTTGGAGTGGTTAGAAGAGTACCCAGAGGCACACATGAGAGGTGGACCAAGGGGTTTGTCAGATCATTGCCCGCTAATAGTGGAGGGTAGGAGGCTGAGAGGTGGTCCCAGGCTGTTCCGGAGCCTTGATTCATGGTTTACACATGAGGGATTTCGCAGAATGGTGAAGGAGGAATGGAGAGGATTGGGAGAGCTACAATTCATAGATAAATTGAAGGCGCTGACAGAACCACTGACAAGATGGAATAAGGcaaattttggtgacatggataaCAAGATTATAAAGTTTGAGGAAGAGATCAAGAGGATTGATGATATGGTCAGCAATGGAGTATATGATGGAACATTGGAGGCTAGAAGAAAGGCATTGGTTAAGTGCTGTGAGCGATGGTATGTGAGGAAAGAAGTACATTGGAAGTAG